The nucleotide sequence TCGCCATCCGCATGGCCGTGCTGTCCATGGCCATGAGCGGGCAAACGGCCCAGCGCCAATTCGACCAGGAGAACGCCCAGTGAAGCTCAGCATTCTCGGCGCACGCGTGATCGATCCGGCCAGCGGCCTGGATCAAGTGACTGACATTCATATCGATGCCTGCAAGATCGTCGCCCTGGGCGTCGCACCCGCCGGCTTCGTGGCGGTCGAAACCCTCGACGCCCAAGGCCTGGTGGCCGCCCCCGGCCTGGTCGACCTGAACGTCGCCCTGCGCGAACCCGGCTACAGCCGCAAGGGCAGCATCGTCAGCGAAACCCGGGCAGCGGCCGCCGGTGGCGTGACCAGCCTGTGCTGCCCGCCGCAGACCAAACCGGTGCTGGACACCTCGGCCGTGGCCGAACTGATCCTCGACCGCGCCCGCGAGGCCGGCAACACCAAGGTTTTCCCGATCGGCGCGTTGAGCAAAGGCCTCGACGGCGAGCAACTGGCAGAGCTGATAGCGTTGCGTGACGCCGGTTGCGTGGCATTCGGCAACGGCCTGAACAGCTTCCGCAACACCCGTACCCTGTGCCGCGCCCTGGAATACGCAGCGACCTTCGGCCTGACGGTGATCTTCAACTCCCAGGACCACGACTTGGCCGAAGGTGGCCTGGCCCACGAAGGCCCGACCGCCAGCTTCCTCGGCCTGCCGGGCATTCCGGAAACCGCCGAGACCGTGGCCCTGGCCCGTGACCTGCTGCTGGTGGAACAAAGCGGCGTGCGTGCGCACTTCAGCCAGTTGACCAGTGCCCGCGGCGCAGCGTTGATTGCCCAGGCCCAGGCCCGCGGCCTGCCGGTCACCGCCGATGTGGCGCTGTACCAACTGATTCTGACCGACGAAGCGCTGATCGATTTCAACAGCGTCTACCACGTCCAGCCACCGCTGCGCACCCGTGCCGACCGGGATGGCTTGCGCGAGGCGGTGAAATCCGGGGTGATCTCAGCCATCTCCAGCCATCACCAACCCCACGAGCGCGATGCCAAGCTGGCCCCCTTCGGCGCGACCGAACCGGGCATCAGCAGCGTCGAACTGCTGCTGCCGCTGGCGATGACACTGGTGGAAGACGGCCTGCTCGACCTGCCGACCCTGCTGGCGCGCCTGAGCGCCGGCCCGGCCAATGCGCTGCAATTGCCTGCTGGGAAGCTGGCGGTGGGTGCGGCAGCGGACCTGGTGCTGTTTGATCCAGCGGCCTCCACCGTGGCCGGCGAGGCCTGGCGCTCCAAGGGCGACAACTGCCCGTTCCTGGGCCACAGCCTGCCGGGTGTGGTGCGTTATACCCTGATGGATGGGCGGGTTACTCACCAGGCCTGACACCCTGTCGCGTCTATCGCGAGCAGGCTCGCTCCCACATTGGATTTGAGGTGCTCACACGATACTGTGGGCACTGGAGATCCCTGTGGGAGCGAGCCTGCTCGCGATGGGCGCAACCCGGCCTTACTGAAAAGCCCCCCGCTTCTGCGCATTGCGAATCGAAACCTGGTCGTTCAGCGTCCAGAAGTCATACAGCACCCCCAGGAAAAACACCCCGCCGGTCAGCAGGTAAATGATCCCGCTGAGCCATTTGCCCTGATACATGCGATGCACGCCGAACACCCCGAGAAACGTCAACAGGATCCACGCCACCGTGTATTCGATGGGGCCCGGGATAAAGCGCAGGTCCGCTTCGCGGTCCATGGCTGGAATCAGGAACAGGTCGATCAGCCAGCCGATGCCCAGCAGGCCGAAGGTGAAGAACCAGATCGTGCCGGTGACGGGCTTGCCGTAGTAGAAACGATGGGCCCCGGTGAAACCGAAAATCCAGAGCAGATACCCGATGATTTTGCTGTGGGTATCGCGGGTGGCATCCAGCTGATAGCTGTTCATGAATGGCCTCTTTTGCCTCGATAGATAAATTTGTTCAGTTTATTTGTGACTTTTGTGTGTCTGGCCGACAAGCGGTCCTGGGCGACTTGAGCGTGGCGAAGCCCCGTATTCCGGGGCCTGTGTCGGACAGTCGGGTCAAAGTGGCGCAACTTCAGGGGTTGTACCCAGGGTTTCGAATCGACCAACGGCCTCGGAATCGCAAAAAAAGCTGTTATAAAGTTGCGCGCTAACCTTTAAGAGCCCTGCCTAATGCGTCCATTTTTCAAGACATGGCTAACCATCTGCCTATTATTGCCCCTGGCCGCCCACGCCACCAATCGTGAGCAACGTCTTCCCAACGTCAACGGCTACACCCCCAAATCCCATGTTTCTGCTTCTTCGAGCAAGAACAAGCCAAGCGTCCAGTATACGAACACTGGCAACAGCAAGCTGGTTCCGCCCATGGCGACCAAGGCGAGCAGCAACGTATTGAGCCGTGCCGTGAATGTACTCGGCACACCTTATCGTTGGGGCGGCAGCAGCCCAAGTAAAGGCTTCGATTGCAGCGGCCTGGTGAAATACGCCTTCAACGACGCCACTTTCGACCTGCCACGCACCTCGAATGCCATGGCAGCCGGTCACGGTGAGAAAGTCGAGCGCAAGGACCTCAAGCCCGGCGACCTGATTTTCTTCAAGCTCAAGAGCCGCCGGGTCAACCACGTGGCCATCTACCTGGGCAACGACCGCTTCATCCACGCACCGCGTCGTGGCAAGTCGGTGACCATCGACACCCTGAACAAACCGTACTGGGACACCCACTACGTGGTTGCCAAGCGGGTGTTGCCGAAAGAGCCGGGCGGGATGCGGGTCGTCCAGCGCTGATGATCGTTCCCACGCGGAAGCGTCACTAGTGTCCGGTAAAAACTGAAGGGGGAGCTTGCTCCCCCTTGCTGTACCTGCCTTTGAGCGATACTCGGCTTTTTCAGACTCGATTCCGGCTATGTTCAGCAGCACTCGCTTTTCACAAATGCTCCAAGCACTCCCTCATCAGTTGTTCAAAAATGCAGTCAAACGCTGTGGCGCTGATCGTTATGCCAAGCAATTCAGCTCTTGGGATCTGCTCGTCACGCTGATCTTTGGTCAGATAACACAAGCCAGCAGCCTGCGCGCCTTGGCGACAGCATCGCAATCGCTGGAACCTCACCATTATCATCTCAACGCTCGCAGCATGGTTCGCTCAACGCTTTGTGATGCCTTGAGCAAACGCAGTTCAGAGCCTTTTCGGCTGGCCTGCGAGCACTTGCTGCAGGGCGTTGGCCGCAAGCAGCGCAAGTCCCTGGAAGCGATGGTCACGCTGATCGACTCGACCTCAATCACCTTGCGCGGTCCCGGCTTCGACGACTGGACCGCTGCGACGAAAACCCGCATAACACAAGGCCTGAAGGTGCATGTGGCAATTGATCCACGACAAACAGCACCCACTTACGTGAACATCACTGCCGCCAACGTCAATGACCTGAGTGACGCCCTGACCATGCCGCTTGAAGCAGGCATCACGTACGTTTTCGACAAGGGATACTGCGATTACAACTGGTGGCACCAGATTGATCAGGTGGGGGCGTTCTTCGTCACACGACTCAAAAAAATGCCAATGTGAATCACGTAGAGGATCTGAACAGAGGGGAAAATGCCGACTTCATAGAGTCGGACGAAGCCGTGCGATTTGGCAAAAAACACCTGAATACACGACGGTTAAATCACTATCACGACCAAACCGTACGTCGGGTCCAGGTTCGTCGAGATGATCACGAAACGCCGCTGATCCTGGTGACTAATGATTTTTCACGCTCAGCTGAAGAAATTGCCGACCTGTACAAGCAGCGCTGGCAGATCGAGTTGTTCTTCAAGTGGATCAAGCAAAAACTCAAGCTCAAACGGTACTTCGGATTCTCTGAAAACGCGGTGCGTCTACAAATCTACAGCGCGCTGATCACATACCTTTTGCTGCTCCTGTATCAACAACGCTCGGCCTGCTCAGACTCACTTTCAAACTTCACTATCCGGCTGGCTCATAGCTTGTTTGAGCGCCCGCTCAGCGACACACACCGCGGATATCGAAGGCAAGAACGAACAGAGCTGAAGGCTGCCCAGGGTAGCCTTCAGCTATGAAAAGGTTTTACCGGACACTAGTGACGCTCTGCGTGGGAATGCCTCTGCGGACGCTCTGCGTTCGGCTCTCAGGGGACGCGGAGCGTCCCGGGCTGCGTTCCCACGCAGAGCGTGGGAACGATCGGACAAGGGTCCGCGCCAGCATTTTCAGAAACTATCCGGCGTACGCGCCCGCTCCCGCGCATGTTCACGGCTGATCAAGCCCTTGGTCACCAGATCCTTCAGGCACATGTCCAGTGTCTGCATCCCCAGGGAGCCGCCGGTCTGGATCGCCGAGTACATCTGCGCCACCTTGTCCTCGCGAATCAGGTTACGAATCGCCGACGTGCCCAGCATGATTTCGTGAGCCGCAACCCGGCCGCCGCCGATCTTCTTGATCAGCGTCTGGGAAATCACCGCCTGCAATGATTCCGACAACATCGAGCGCACCATGGACTTCTCGTCCCCCGGGAACACGTCCACCACCCGGTCGATGGTCTTGGCCGCCGAAGTGGTGTGCAACGTGCCGAAGACCAGGTGCCCGGTTTCGGCGGCGGTCAGCGCCAGGCGGATGGTTTCCAGGTCACGCATCTCCCCCACCAGGATCACGTCTGGGTCTTCGCGCAGGGCCGAGCGCAGGGCCGTGGAAAAACCCTGGGTGTCGCGGTGCACTTCGCGCTGGTTGATCAGGCATTTGCGCGGTTCGTGGACAAACTCGATGGGGTCCTCGATGGTAAGGATGTGGTGGTGCTTATGGGTGTTGAGGTAATCGATCATCGCCGCCAGGGTGGTGGACTTGCCGGAACCGGTCGGCCCGGTCACCAGCACCAGCCCGCGAGGGGCCTCGGTCACTTTGCGAAACACCTCGCCCATGCCCAGGTCTTCCATGGTCAGGACTTTCGACGGAATGGTCCGGAACACCGCCCCCGCGCCACGATTCTGGTTGAACGCATTGACCCGGAACCGTGCCACGCCCGGTACGTCGAAGGAAAAGTCGGTTTCCAGAAACTTTTCGTAATCTACCCGTTGCCGGTCGTTCATGATGTCGTAGATCAGTTCATGAACCTGTTTGTGGTCCAGTGCCGGCAGGTTGATCCGCCGCACATCGCCATCCACGCGGATCATCGGCGGCAGCCCGGCCGACAGGTGCAGGTCCGATGCCCCCTGTTTGGCGCTGAACGCCAACAGTTCAGTGATATCCATAGCGCTCCCCAATTCCAGTAGAATGCCGCGAACCTCAGACCGCCGGCGCTTCTTTAATGTCCACGATAGCAGACAACATCGCTCAGGTTAGATCGCGCATCCGCGCTGCGGAGCAGGCCGCCCACCGCGCCGCAGACAGTGTCCAACTGCTGGCCGTGAGCAAGACCAAGCCCGCCCAGGCCCTGCGCGAAGCCTTCGCCGCCGGCCTGCGGGACTTCGGCGAGAACTACCTGCAGGAAGCGCTGGGCAAGCAGGTCGCACTGACCGACCTGCCCTTGATCTGGCACTTCATCGGCCCCATTCAATCGAACAAGACGCGCGCTATCGCCGAACATTTCGACTGGGTGCATTCCGTGGATCGCTTGAAAATTGCCCAACGCCTGTCCGAGCAGCGTCCGGCCGGGTTGCCGCCGCTGAACATCTGCATTCAGGTCAACGTCAGCGGTGAAGCCAGCAAATCCGGTTGCACGCCGGAGGATCTGCCGGCCCTGGTCGATGCCATCAGCGCATTGCCACGCCTGACGCTACGCGGACTGATGGCCATCCCCGAGCCGACCGAGGAACGCGCCGCCCAGGACGCCGCCTTCGCCGCCGTCCAGCGCCTGCAAGCCAGCCTGGCCCTGCCGCTGGACACGCTGTCCATGGGCATGAGCCACGATCTCGAATCCGCCATTGCCCAAGGCGCTACCTGGGTCAGGATCGGTACCGCCCTGTTTGGTGCTCGCGACTACAGCGCTAACCCGTCGTAAGCCATGCCGACTCAACTCTTTAATCAAGGACCTGTCATGAGCAACACGCGTATTGCCTTTATCGGTGCCGGCAACATGGCCGCCAGCCTGATCGGTGGCCTGCGGGCCAAGGGCCTGGAGGCTGCGCAGATCCGCGCCAGCGATCCGGGTGTCGATACCCGGACCCGGGTGAGCAGTGAGCACGGCATCGAAACCTTTGCCGACAATGCCCAGGCCATCGATGGCGCGGACGTCGTCGTGCTGGCGGTCAAGCCGCAAGCGATGAAAGCCGTGTGCGAAGCCCTTCGCCCAAGCCTCAAACCTCATCAACTGGTGGTGTCGATCGCCGCCGGCATCACCTGCGCCAGCATGAACAAGTGGCTCGGCGAGCAGCCCATCGTGCGCTGCATGCCCAACACCCCGGCGCTGTTGCGTCAGGGCGTCAGCGGCCTGTTCGCCACCCCACAGGTCAGCACCGGACAACGCCAGCAGGCCGAAGAGCTGCTGTCGGCCGTGGGCCTGGCGCTGTGGCTGGAGACCGAGCAGCAACTGGACGCGGTCACTGCCGTTTCCGGTTCAGGCCCGGCGTACTTCTTCCTGCTGATCGAAGCCATGACCGCCGCCGGCGAAAAACTGGGACTGCCCCGTGAGATTGCCGCGCAGCTAACCTTGCAGACGGCCCTCGGTGCAGCCCACATGGCGACCTCCAGCGACGTCGATGCGGCTGAGCTGCGCCGCCGTGTGACTTCGCCGGCCGGTACCACCGAAGCCGCCATCAAATCGTTCCAGGCCGGGGGTTTCGAAGCCCTGGTAGAAAAAGCACTCGGCGCCGCCGCGCACCGCTCGGCCGAAATGGCCGAACAACTGGGCCAATAAGGAGCCATTCATGATTGGATTGAACACCGCAGCGGTCTACGTGCTGCAAACCCTTGGCAGCCTGTACCTGCTGATCGTGCTGATGCGTTTCGTGCTGCAACTGGTCCGCGCCAACTTCTACAATCCGCTGTGCCAGTTCGTGGTCAAGGCCACCCAGCCGTTGCTCAAGCCCCTGCGCCGGATCATCCCGAGCCTGTTCGGCCTGGACATGTCGTCGCTGGTCCTGGCAATCCTCGTGCAAATGGCGCTGATGGCCCTGACCCTGCTGTTGACCTACGGCACCACCGGCAACCCGCTGCAACTGCTGATCTGGTCGATCATCGGCGTGACCGCGCTGTTCCTGAAAATTTTCTTCTTCGCCCTGATCATCAGCGTGATCCTGTCCTGGGTCGCCCCGGGCAGCCACAACCCGGGCGCCGAGCTGGTGAACCAGGTCTGCGAACCGGCCCTGGCGCCGTTCCGCCGTATCGTGCCGAACCTCGGCGGCCTGGATATCTCGCCGATCCTGGCGTTCATGGTGCTCAAGCTGCTCGACATGCTGGTGATCAACAACCTCGCGGCGATGACCATGATGCCGGATATCCTGCGCGTCCTGATCTGACCTGACCCTGTGGCCTGATCCGTTCCCACGCTCTGCGTCACTAGTGTCCGGTAAAACCTTTTCATAGCTGAAGGCTACCCTGGGCAGCCTTCAGCTCTGTTCGTTCTTGCCTTCGATATCCGCGGTGTGTGTCGCTGAGCGGGCGCTCAAACAAGCTATGAGCCAGCCGGATAGTGAAGTTTGAAAGTGAGTCTGAGCAGGCCGAGCGTTGTTGATACAGGAGCAGCAAAAGGTATGTGATCAGCGCGCTGTAGATTTGTAGACGCACCGCGTTTTCAGAGAATCCGAAGTACCGTTTGAGCTTGAGTTTTTGCTTGATCCACTTGAAGAACAACTCGATCTGCCAGCGCTGCTTGTACAGGTCGGCAATTTCTTCAGCTGAGCGTGAAAAATCATTAGTCACCAGGATCAGCGGCGTTTCGTGATCATCTCGACGAACCTGGACCCGACGTACGGTTTGGTCGTGATAGTGATTTAACCGTCGTGTATTCAGGTGTTTTTTGCCAAATCGCACGGCTTCGTCCGACTCTATGAAGTCGGCATTTTCCCCTCTGTTCAGATCCTCTACGTGATTCACATTGGCATTTTTTTTGAGTCGTGTGACGAAGAACGCCCCCACCTGATCAATCTGGTGCCACCAGTTGTAATCGCAGTATCCCTTGTCGAAAACGTACGTGATGCCTGCTTCAAGCGGCATGGTCAGGGCGTCACTCAGGTCATTGACGTTGGCGGCAGTGATGTTCACGTAAGTGGGTGCTGTTTGTCGTGGATCAATTGCCACATGCACCTTCAGGCCTTGTGTTATGCGGGTTTTCGTCGCAGCGGTCCAGTCGTCGAAGCCGGGACCGCGCAAGGTGATTGAGGTCGAGTCGATCAGCGTGACCATCGCTTCCAGGGACTTGCGCTGCTTGCGGCCAACGCCCTGCAGCAAGTGCTCGCAGGCCAGCCGAAAAGGCTCTGAACTGCGTTTGCTCAAGGCATCACAAAGCGTTGAGCGAACCATGCTGCGAGCGTTGAGATGATAATGGTGAGGTTCCAGCGATTGCGATGCTGTCGCCAAGGCGCGCAGGCTGCTGGCTTGTGTTATCTGACCAAAGATCAGCGTGACGAGCAGATCCCAAGAGCTGAATTGCTTGGCATAACGATCAGCGCCACAGCGTTTGACTGCATTTTTGAACAACTGATGAGGGAGTGCTTGGAGCATTTGTGAAAAGCGAGTGCTGCTGAACATAGCCGGAATCGAGTCTGAAAAAGCCGAGTATCGCTCAAAGGCAGGTACAGCAAGGGGGAGCAAGCTCCCCCTTCAGTTTTTACCGGACACTAGTGACGCTCTGCGTGGGAATGCTGCCAAGGACGCTCCGCGTTCTGCCTTGGGGTGACGCAGAGCGTCAGGGGATGCATTCCCACGCAGAGCGTGGGAACGATCGGCGTCAGTCGGCGATTTCCTTGGTTGCCGCTAACCCCAGCGGTCTTTAGACTTACGCCTCATTTCAACGAGAGCAGGGTCGATGCCAGCTGCCTTTCCCGCCGATTCCGTTGGTCTGGTGACGCCGCAAATGGCGCATTTCAGCGAGCCCCTGGCCCTGGCCTGCGGTCGTTCGTTGCCAGCCTATGACCTGATCTACGAAACCTACGGCACGCTGAACGCCACGGCGAGCAATGCCGTGCTGATCTGCCACGCCTTGTCGGGGCATCACCATGCCGCCGGTTACCACAGCGTCGACGACCGCAAGCCCGGCTGGTGGGACAGTTGCATCGGCCCCGGCAAGCCGATCGACACCAACCGGTTTTTCGTGGTCAGCCTGAATAACCTCGGCGGTTGCAACGGTTCCACCGGCCCCAGCAGCCTCAACCCGGACACGGGCAAGCCGTTCGGCGCCGATTTTCCGGTGCTGACCGTGGAAGACTGGGTCCACAGCCAGGCGCGCCTGGCCGACCGCCTCGGCATCGGCCAGTGGGCGGCGGTGATCGGCGGCAGCCTGGGCGGCATGCAGGCCCTGCAATGGACCATCACCTACCCGGACCGCGTGCGCCATTGCCTGGCAATCGCCTCGGCCCCCAAGTTGTCGGCACAGAACATCGCCTTCAACGAAGTGGCGCGCCAGGCGATCCTCACCGACCCGGAGTTCCACGGCGGCTCGTTCCAGGAACACGGCGTGATCCCCAAGCGCGGGCTGATGCTGGCGCGGATGGTCGGGCACATCACCTACCTGTCCGACGACTCCATGGGCGAGAAATTCGGCCGTGGCCTCAAGAGCGAAAAGCTCAACTACGACTTCCACAGCGTCGAGTTCCAGGTGGAAAGCTACCTGCGTTACCAGGGTGAGGAATTCTCCGGGCGCTTCGACGCCAACACCTACCTGCTGATGACCAAGGCCCTGGATTACTTCGATCCGGCGGCGAACTTCGACGATGACCTGGCGAAAACCTTCGCCAATGCCACGGCCAGGTTCTGCGTAATGTCGTTCACCACCGACTGGCGCTTCTCCCCGGCGCGCTCGCGGGAACTGGTGGACGCGCTGATGGCCGCGCGCAAGGACGTCTGCTACCTGGAAATCGACGCGCCCCAGGGCCACGACGCCTTTCTGATTCCGATCCCGCGCTACCTGCAGGCGTTCGGCAACTATATGAACCGTATTACGCTGTGAGGACGCCATGAGAGCCGATCTGGACATCATCCAGGAATGGATCCCCGCCGGCAGCCGCGTGCTCGACCTGGGCTGCGGCAACGGCGAGCTGCTGACCTGGCTGCGGGACAACAAGCAGGTCACCGGCTACGGCCTGGAAAACGACCCGGACAACATCGCCGAGTGCGTTGCCAAGGGCATCAACGTCATCGAGCAGGACCTGGACAAGGGCCTGGGCAACTTCGCCAGCAACAGCTTCGACATCGTGGTCATGACCCAGGCCCTGCAAGCGGTGCACTACCCGGACAGGATCCTCGACGAAATGCTCCGGGTCGGGCGCCAGTGCATCATCACCTTCCCCAACTTCGGGCACTGGCGCTGCCGCTGGTATCTGGCGAGCAAAGGGCGCATGCCGGTCTCGGAGTTCCTGCCCTACACCTGGTACAACACGCCGAACATCCACTTCTGCACCTTCGCGGATTTCGAAGCGCTGTGCCGCGAGCGCCAGGCCAAGGTCATCGATCGCCTGGCGGTGGATCAGCAGCACCGCCACGGGTGGGCCAGCAAGCTATGGCCTAATCTGTTAGGTGAAATAGGCATCTATCGGGTCAGCAGCCCAGGCCTTGCCGATCATCAGGTCGCCGTGTGAACCGCGACCCTATCAGGAGTCACACCATGAAACGTCTCGCGTTGTTTCTCATCACCGCCTGCCTGAGCGTCGCAGCCATGGCAGCGAATGTCATCAAGGCCGAGCGCAAGGAAGTGTTCGGAGACGTCACCGTGCACTACAACACCTTCAATTCCACCTTCCTGACGCCGGACATCGCCAAGGCCGCCGAACTGGTCCGCAGCAAGAACCAGGGCGTGATCAATGTGTCGGTGATCAAGGA is from Pseudomonas sp. B21-056 and encodes:
- a CDS encoding YggT family protein, whose product is MIGLNTAAVYVLQTLGSLYLLIVLMRFVLQLVRANFYNPLCQFVVKATQPLLKPLRRIIPSLFGLDMSSLVLAILVQMALMALTLLLTYGTTGNPLQLLIWSIIGVTALFLKIFFFALIISVILSWVAPGSHNPGAELVNQVCEPALAPFRRIVPNLGGLDISPILAFMVLKLLDMLVINNLAAMTMMPDILRVLI
- a CDS encoding YggS family pyridoxal phosphate-dependent enzyme, whose protein sequence is MSTIADNIAQVRSRIRAAEQAAHRAADSVQLLAVSKTKPAQALREAFAAGLRDFGENYLQEALGKQVALTDLPLIWHFIGPIQSNKTRAIAEHFDWVHSVDRLKIAQRLSEQRPAGLPPLNICIQVNVSGEASKSGCTPEDLPALVDAISALPRLTLRGLMAIPEPTEERAAQDAAFAAVQRLQASLALPLDTLSMGMSHDLESAIAQGATWVRIGTALFGARDYSANPS
- a CDS encoding C40 family peptidase, which encodes MRPFFKTWLTICLLLPLAAHATNREQRLPNVNGYTPKSHVSASSSKNKPSVQYTNTGNSKLVPPMATKASSNVLSRAVNVLGTPYRWGGSSPSKGFDCSGLVKYAFNDATFDLPRTSNAMAAGHGEKVERKDLKPGDLIFFKLKSRRVNHVAIYLGNDRFIHAPRRGKSVTIDTLNKPYWDTHYVVAKRVLPKEPGGMRVVQR
- a CDS encoding NINE protein; its protein translation is MNSYQLDATRDTHSKIIGYLLWIFGFTGAHRFYYGKPVTGTIWFFTFGLLGIGWLIDLFLIPAMDREADLRFIPGPIEYTVAWILLTFLGVFGVHRMYQGKWLSGIIYLLTGGVFFLGVLYDFWTLNDQVSIRNAQKRGAFQ
- a CDS encoding IS4 family transposase, with protein sequence MLPLAVPAFERYSAFSDSIPAMFSSTRFSQMLQALPHQLFKNAVKRCGADRYAKQFSSWDLLVTLIFGQITQASSLRALATASQSLEPHHYHLNARSMVRSTLCDALSKRSSEPFRLACEHLLQGVGRKQRKSLEAMVTLIDSTSITLRGPGFDDWTAATKTRITQGLKVHVAIDPRQTAPTYVNITAANVNDLSDALTMPLEAGITYVFDKGYCDYNWWHQIDQVGAFFVTRLKKMPM
- the proC gene encoding pyrroline-5-carboxylate reductase, translated to MSNTRIAFIGAGNMAASLIGGLRAKGLEAAQIRASDPGVDTRTRVSSEHGIETFADNAQAIDGADVVVLAVKPQAMKAVCEALRPSLKPHQLVVSIAAGITCASMNKWLGEQPIVRCMPNTPALLRQGVSGLFATPQVSTGQRQQAEELLSAVGLALWLETEQQLDAVTAVSGSGPAYFFLLIEAMTAAGEKLGLPREIAAQLTLQTALGAAHMATSSDVDAAELRRRVTSPAGTTEAAIKSFQAGGFEALVEKALGAAAHRSAEMAEQLGQ
- the metX gene encoding homoserine O-succinyltransferase MetX, whose product is MPAAFPADSVGLVTPQMAHFSEPLALACGRSLPAYDLIYETYGTLNATASNAVLICHALSGHHHAAGYHSVDDRKPGWWDSCIGPGKPIDTNRFFVVSLNNLGGCNGSTGPSSLNPDTGKPFGADFPVLTVEDWVHSQARLADRLGIGQWAAVIGGSLGGMQALQWTITYPDRVRHCLAIASAPKLSAQNIAFNEVARQAILTDPEFHGGSFQEHGVIPKRGLMLARMVGHITYLSDDSMGEKFGRGLKSEKLNYDFHSVEFQVESYLRYQGEEFSGRFDANTYLLMTKALDYFDPAANFDDDLAKTFANATARFCVMSFTTDWRFSPARSRELVDALMAARKDVCYLEIDAPQGHDAFLIPIPRYLQAFGNYMNRITL
- the metW gene encoding methionine biosynthesis protein MetW; its protein translation is MRADLDIIQEWIPAGSRVLDLGCGNGELLTWLRDNKQVTGYGLENDPDNIAECVAKGINVIEQDLDKGLGNFASNSFDIVVMTQALQAVHYPDRILDEMLRVGRQCIITFPNFGHWRCRWYLASKGRMPVSEFLPYTWYNTPNIHFCTFADFEALCRERQAKVIDRLAVDQQHRHGWASKLWPNLLGEIGIYRVSSPGLADHQVAV
- a CDS encoding IS4 family transposase — its product is MFSSTRFSQMLQALPHQLFKNAVKRCGADRYAKQFSSWDLLVTLIFGQITQASSLRALATASQSLEPHHYHLNARSMVRSTLCDALSKRSSEPFRLACEHLLQGVGRKQRKSLEAMVTLIDSTSITLRGPGFDDWTAATKTRITQGLKVHVAIDPRQTAPTYVNITAANVNDLSDALTMPLEAGITYVFDKGYCDYNWWHQIDQVGAFFVTRLKKNANVNHVEDLNRGENADFIESDEAVRFGKKHLNTRRLNHYHDQTVRRVQVRRDDHETPLILVTNDFSRSAEEIADLYKQRWQIELFFKWIKQKLKLKRYFGFSENAVRLQIYSALITYLLLLLYQQRSACSDSLSNFTIRLAHSLFERPLSDTHRGYRRQERTELKAAQGSLQL
- a CDS encoding type IV pilus twitching motility protein PilT — its product is MDITELLAFSAKQGASDLHLSAGLPPMIRVDGDVRRINLPALDHKQVHELIYDIMNDRQRVDYEKFLETDFSFDVPGVARFRVNAFNQNRGAGAVFRTIPSKVLTMEDLGMGEVFRKVTEAPRGLVLVTGPTGSGKSTTLAAMIDYLNTHKHHHILTIEDPIEFVHEPRKCLINQREVHRDTQGFSTALRSALREDPDVILVGEMRDLETIRLALTAAETGHLVFGTLHTTSAAKTIDRVVDVFPGDEKSMVRSMLSESLQAVISQTLIKKIGGGRVAAHEIMLGTSAIRNLIREDKVAQMYSAIQTGGSLGMQTLDMCLKDLVTKGLISREHARERARTPDSF
- a CDS encoding transposase translates to MRFGKKHLNTRRLNHYHDQTVRRVQVRRDDHETPLILVTNDFSRSAEEIADLYKQRWQIELFFKWIKQKLKLKRYFGFSENAVRLQIYSALITYLLLLLYQQRSACSDSLSNFTIRLAHSLFERPLSDTHRGYRRQERTELKAAQGSLQL
- a CDS encoding dihydroorotase; this translates as MKLSILGARVIDPASGLDQVTDIHIDACKIVALGVAPAGFVAVETLDAQGLVAAPGLVDLNVALREPGYSRKGSIVSETRAAAAGGVTSLCCPPQTKPVLDTSAVAELILDRAREAGNTKVFPIGALSKGLDGEQLAELIALRDAGCVAFGNGLNSFRNTRTLCRALEYAATFGLTVIFNSQDHDLAEGGLAHEGPTASFLGLPGIPETAETVALARDLLLVEQSGVRAHFSQLTSARGAALIAQAQARGLPVTADVALYQLILTDEALIDFNSVYHVQPPLRTRADRDGLREAVKSGVISAISSHHQPHERDAKLAPFGATEPGISSVELLLPLAMTLVEDGLLDLPTLLARLSAGPANALQLPAGKLAVGAAADLVLFDPAASTVAGEAWRSKGDNCPFLGHSLPGVVRYTLMDGRVTHQA